taggacttctaattttcaatccttgctaggacttttcttagttgttattttattttcttattatttacaTTACTTGTCTCTTATCACTAAAatcccaaaaatacttttccataaccaataataaatacacttccctgcaattccttgagagacgacccgaggtgtaaatacttcggttaattttattAGGTTTCTTAAGTGAGAAACAATTTAAACATTGATTGAGGTTTAATTTTcagtttagaactatacttgcaacgcgataatttttatgaaaatctTTACCGACGATTTTTCCCACATCAGAGACCTCCTCCAGCAAATCCTCCCGAGATCATGTGAATATGCCTCTCCGGGGTTTGTGGTGGATCTCTTCGATCTTTctcatctcgctttctcttgCTATGATGGTCTgacctttccatgagatatctgtTAAGCCaaccttctctggccagcttttctatcacattcttCAGGTCGTAACATTCATTTGTTGAGTGACCATATAGcttatggtactcacagtacTCGCCACGACTTcccctttttttgtttttgatgggtctaggaggaggTAGCGTTTCAGTATAACAAATTTTTCTATAAACATTAACTAGGGAACTCGTAGAGGAGTATAGGGGTGATATCTCCTAGGCCTTTCAGGGCCGACTTCCTCTTTTTCCTTtggctccctctatttctcttttgaTGAGTGAGAGTGCCCAGGTTGCCAAGTTGGCTCTCGCAGCCTGGCATTTTCTTTCATATTGATGTATTTCTCagctctttcctgtacatcactTAAGAAAGTCGAGTGCCTTTTTGAGATGGACTGGGAGAAGGGGCCTTCCCGAAGTCCATTCACCAGGCCCATAATCACTGCCTCTGTGAACATGTCTTGAATTTTCAAGCACACTTTGTTGAACCTCTCCATGTAGTCCCTCAGAGGTTCTCCGATCTCCTGTTTTACTCCCAGGAGACTCGGAGCGTGCTTTACTTTGTCCCTCTGGATTGAAAATTGCATGAGAAACTTGTACGAGAGGTCGTCAAAGCTGGTGACCGACCTtggggggaggctatcgaaccattTCATCGCTGCTTTTCTCAAGGTTGTCGGAAAGGCCTTGCAGCGAGTAGCATCAGAAGCGTCggctaggtacatccgacttttaaagttgctaagatgatgctttAGGTCAGTAGTCCCGTCGTATAGGTCCATATTGGGACTTTTAAAGTTttttggaacttttgccctcattatgtcctcatTGAACGGGTCTTCTCCTTCCAAGGGAGAGTCTTCTCGGTCACTACGAGAGTTTCAACCTCGAAGAGCATATTCTAATCTCGAGAGCTTTTCTTCAAGCTCTTTTCGTCACTCGACCTCCCTTTTTAGGTTTCTCTTTGCCTCCCACTGTCGTTCCAGCCGCCCCTGGTGGCCGTGGAACAATCCCATGAGCTTGGGTGCATGAGGTTGTCCCTTTTTTCCTGATTCGTGTCCTTCAGAGGAGTTTTTCTTTGGGTTCTTTACCCATGAGGTGCCTTCTTTGTGCTGATTAGTCACCCTTTGATGAGTGACTATGGCTCTATATTTGTTACCGGCGTCTTGATTCTCTTGTTGAAAATCGAACGCTGTATTTAaataagtgttatctgccagctatctTTCGAGTCCGACTTCTTTGGGAAGGGGTCCATGTTGAATCCGACCTCTTCTGTGGAGGTCGGTAAGTGGTCGAAAGCCAATCTTTGGATTGACCCTTTTTGTGTATTTGTACCTGGGCCACAGTAATTAGGCCGGGATATAAACAAGTATAATGGAACTGtagaatttataattaattttttataatttttttatttcacttaaattttaaaagagaagAACCAAAAAATTGTGCCTTAATTAGAATTTAGACAATATTTGTTATAGTGTTTGTCTTGAATAATAATTCAACTTCACTTATtgacttttattatttttattattgatataTAATCTCATCATAACTAATGAGTATGAAACGAAGGTTTCACATAGgattgataatatatatatatatatatatatatatatatatatatatatatatatatataggtgttTGTTTCGATATGATGATAAATTTATATGTAttgatatataaaaaatatgaacaaataacaataatatatgtggaatttatttttcatgtcaatatcaattttttttaaaatatatatcatattactaattttattaaaatgtctttataatttaataaaaataaaaaataatttttatttaacttttacaaaaaaatttatactcttttttttatatattagacaaaaattattcttttagattaattatattatttaattttaccgtttcaaaatttaaataattaaaaaacaaaaagacaattaataaaattatgcaTCTCTCCATAAACACTAATCAATTattcattcaaaaaaaattaaacaaatctaaaaaatactaaaaaaaaaaactttattctttgttttgcTCACTTTATCACCCAACCTTCATATCTCCTCTGTGTTTAtatctccctctcttctcttcaaTCTGTCTCTTCTCCCCAAAGACAAAGAAGCTTTCTTCATGGTGCCCTGCCAAGATCACCACAGCTTTCGTGAGCGCCTCACTCAGCCGAGGAGAATGTTATCGCGTTAGAGAGCGTCGCCGTGTTGTGCGTTCCGGAGAGTGTCGCTACGTTGTGCATAAGTGCATTCTAGAGAGCGTCACTGTATTCTAGAGAGCGTCGCTGTCTTCCTGGTTTCATAGAGCATTGCCGTCTTTCTCGTTCTTCATAAACGTCGTCAGCTTCTCCTTTTCGGTAATTTCCTCCCTTTGATTTCtgtgattttaattatttctaatacCATGTCCTGAAACCACTCATCCTAAAAGCGTAACCTGACAGGATAATGTAACACTAATAATCATATTTCTAATACTTTCTAAACcttcattgtacacattgtacgcttaGGTCATTGACTCTCTATACtttctcttttgtaattagTGTAATTTGGTGGCCAGCctttagttttattttgggGAAATGATATGATTTAGGTTTCTCAAGCTAATTGAAGTCTTATCTTAtcaataaaaaggaaagaattctCCGTTTGGAAACAATTAAACCAATAGCTACTCTTTTGACATTCagaactatttttttatttaattgtttcCCAATTTAAAATGCTTTTACTAAGAATTTTCAAATTGTAATATccccattttttttcttttgaagcCATCATTAGAGTACCTTCTATATCTTCCAATTTTCTAACTGAATCAATTTTTTCCTGAAGGGGGATATGTACCTTCTATTTTGGTTTctgaaaaaattgaaaagattttcATCGACAAGCATATGACTTCTAACGTCCTATCAATTTGGAATAGGTATGCCTCCAAGGCTGCCAGTTACGTTGTTCCTCTGTTGTTAGGGCTCTCAAAGGATAGTTTGTTGGCAGTAGTTACTTTGCTAATTCACTTCCAATGTAGTGTTTTgaagtattatttttttttcttgtttcatTTAGCATGTGCAATGCATGAATGAACTCATTTAATGCACTTGGTTCTTCTTTGGTGTTTATGTTGAATCGTTCAGGACTTAGTGTAAAGAACATATTCGTTCCTTTCAGATTTTCGATCGTGATAGAAGAATGATACTAGATATGAATTTTTTGTAACATAATGTGCTTTTGCCTTCAGCATTTGGAATTGTCTTTAcgagctttttttttttttgggttgaACATACGATTTTAAATTGAGTTTGAGCAGGATTACTAACTAATAAGCCTGAGTAAAAGTGTTTCTTAAGATATGGTGGCATAATTTGGATGACAACAAATTATAGCTTAGACTTAATTTTCATATCAAATCTAAAATCTTTGTCTAGGCCTTTAGCTTCAGCTTGATATTTAACCACACTTTCTTATCCAATTGTATTATATATGGCCTTGTTTATTTCATCATAAAAACCAGCAAAAAATATTCTTAACCACTTAATATTAGTTTTGTATTCACTTGATGAAGTGTATTTGTTGATGAACTTCAAAAGCTAAATGTTATTTTTGGGATGAGTATTTATGTCACACACATTGGCAATGATTTGGAGCCATATTACTTGCAAGCATTTGCTTATGGTTATTTCTTCTTTTCAGTCTTTATCTCCATCAAGAGACGTCATTTTGAACAAGTACAAGTGGCTGTTCTGATCATTCATCATTCTTAATTGAAGGCTGTGGCTTTGGATTCAGATGACGCAGATGATGCAGAACCTTAGAGTATATTTCATAAAGCTGTTGGGATTGCAAATTCTATTTAAGAAGTTTGCAATAAGTTGGTCTgttaatttaaaagatttatcCCTCTTATTTGATACGAAAGTTTTAGCTACTGATTCCAATACTTACTagcagttttttatttttatatttattattattattgttattattattgcagATTGCTATTTTCATCGATATTGTCCAAaagaaaatgcacatgaaattttgcaagagtACATCCATAAAAGAAGCCTCAGACTCTAATAATGAACACATCCTGATATCCATTTTGGATTCCAAATGTTCTTGAGTTGGTGGAGTCGGTTCTAAGACCCCCACCGAATGGACTTCCTTCCCTCCTTGACGCGAGTCATACGGTATGTTGATTAGGAGGTTTATGTTAATATTGTTGTTCATTAGGAAGtttttaaaaacatttaattTTGGTATATTGTATCACACACAATTCGtaagaattatattttttatttttctaaattctttttttaattatctcttatttatttatttaagagaAAGTCTAGAGCAAATTTTGTGGTTTTTAGCCATCAATTAGTTATAAATGATGTTTTTAATTGTGTGAGattgcatttaataatgtaaaattattcaattttctTTTGATGGTTAAGTATTGACCAAAATTTAACAATAGTGCTGCCCTAGCACTCCCCTTTATTTATATCtcaacattttatttttaaaatttgaccaACCTTTATCTTTAACATTGTATCTATATATTGCAcacattattaatttataaattcacttgatattttttaattaattgcagCACAACTATCAATTTTTGGTATAAAAAATGTGCAGTTTTACTTCATCAActaattttcttctcttttatatattgatattaattaagaatatttaattaatacatAACTTAAAATTATTAGTTACATCATtgttatcatatttttaaaattaaaaaatatatatgataaatatATCATTATCCAACTTTTATGTGTTGATCtcatattattgttattaattccACAAATTCAATCACCCATGTGTCGGCCTCTTGCTAGTTTAGTCAAATAAAAATTAGGCCATGAATTCCTTACTCTTACATTTTTGTAGGAGTATCATTAACCtgcatcaaaataattataaaatgtaccccttttttttggaaaatttattaaataaattttgatcTCTTTAACTTTTGTTATTTACActttttccatttttcttttagtttcaGTTCTTGAGAAGAGAAGCATGTTGTTAGGGTTTATAGATTCAATTTCAATCAACGCCATTTTCTCATCTTCCTCTGCTGTATCTCTGGTTCGCCTATTCTCGCCGCCGCAACACGCATCAGACGCCGCCGCTCCCTGCGTCCGCCGCCGCCGCGCAGGACTCTGCTAAACGCTTGGAGGTTAGTTAATCATTATGCCTTTTCAATTCATCATTTCGTATGTTTTCAATTCATCATTTCGAGAGTTATCGGAGAGGTCAAGAGTGATGAGTGTGGTGAGTTCAGAGACGAGTGGGGTGAGTGTTCCTGTGCAGCCAGTGGGGTCGAGGGTGATTTGGTTGATGCGGGTGTTGTCGGCGGTGCAGGTGAGGCCGCACGTGAAGTGAGTGCGGCGAGGGACGGAGCATGGGTCAGTGGTGAAGTTCCAGGATGCTATGTATGACCATGGTGTTATTGAGGAGGGTTTGATTGAGGCCTTGAAAGCTTTTAGTGCTTCAATGTCTGAGGATGAGGTGAGACCTTGTACGAGGAAACCACACTTATTGTTTGTATGAATGCACAAGATGATTGTTACGCAAAGATAAATGATATTTGCATATTGGAATTTGGAAGAGAGGGTTGGTTATAGAGATTAGTGTGTGGGGAATTGAGGTGCTTTTAATTTCTTATCTCTTTAATAGACGCCACTAGTTTGTGGCATTCTGGTTTTGAGATGCGAGTGCTTTTGAGTAGTTCGTTAGTTGGTGGTGTTTTAAGGAGTGAGGGGCCAGATCTTAAACTCTCCTGGATTATTGCTGATATTTTGAGACAAGAGTCACAAAATTGCAATGCTGCTATATGCAAATGGAAACTGCCTTTTTTCTCAAGTTACTATTTGGTGGGAGCTCTAAATCATAAAGGAGAAAAACAATGGGGGACGCTTGTTTGACTACAACTACTTGAAAAAGTAAATGGGCGACACTAGATTTCCAGGGTTATGctaaattagataaaaaattttatttgtttttcacATATCTATTCTCCTTGTTGaacttaaaaataataaaaaaaaaagtaaatatcaATTGGTAAAACATGAAACGAATAAGATGCTGAATTTCTCAAGTCTGCagcttatttttttttttttaagttttccaTTCATATTCATATTGTATGAGTAAACACATCCTATATTTCTCGCGTGTATAAATGCAGAGTCCCCAATGTATCTGGAATTTTATTGACTTCATAAGACATGTGTATGCTAAGACTATTGTTTTGAATTGTTTGATCAAGAATCTACCAAGTGAGTTGGCTTCTGCAGTGCCCCAGACCATCACTGTCACCCCAGAAGAGAATGAGGCTATTCAAAGGGTAAGCCATTGAGAATGCTCTCTGTTGAAATTTGTTTATGATGTACTACTTGCTAGTGTTAGTACCTTATTCTTGTTCCTGTGTTGTTCTTTTGCAGCTTCAAGATATGGGATTTGATAGAGATCTTGTGTTGGAGGTATTCTTTGCATGCAACAAAAACGAGGACCTGGCAGCCAACTGTCTTTTGGATCACCAGAATGAATTTGAAGACTAAGAAGATGGTTCTGTTTCATCTTCACCAGCTATGCTTCTTTGATGTCGTTGCTTATCATCTGAACTCTTTGGAGAAGTGGCAATGTCAATACTTATTTGCTTAGCTTTATTATTGATCCTTGTGAACCATACTGCCTGTAAATTATTAATTTCAGACCATTGACTGGAAAATATAGATGCCAAGAAATCGATAGGTGCTTTTATTCTTCTGCAGCCGTAATTTTTTCCAGCTTTGATTTCTCTAACTTAATTTAACTTATTAAGTGAAGGATATGGAAACTTGAAAAAGATGGAACAAATAGTTATGTTATTAAAATCTTAGAACGTGATTGTTGAGGGTGATGGATTGCGTCTGTCTTTCTCTATCAAATAAATTATCGTCAGATGAAAATATCTACCTATAATCATAGAATGTGATTTAGTGATTATTTCACTAGGTCTTTTAACAAAGCGGTGTGAATTCAATTCATATCTGGACTCAGTCGCTGTGTAACACTAAAGCAAAGGTCTTTGTTGTGATCAATGGATAgctgaaaaacaaaaaagctatgaattgacaaagaaaaaataataacaaaaatcatTGACGGAGAATATTTGCATAATAATTCACTAAAGTTTAAAGTGAAATGTAAATCTATGTTGAATTTTTTATGTGCTTCGTTTGGACATAACCCAAATACCTTGCAATGACCAACATTTAGTTATTAGAATCCGAGGGTATTGTTGATACCTGATTGCGTAGGGAAAATGTAACCGAGCTTTATGCTAAATAATTATCTCGCTATCATCATTTACTGGCGGTGCTCGTAGTTTGATTGATTCTATACGCTAAGAAACCGTGAGCCAAACAACATTCGAGTTAAGAAAATCTAAATCGCGTAAGCTTAAAGAAAAATACTAGTTTTTGCAATGGTTCTAAATTAAGGGGTATACCATATATGCATCAAGTGCAATCACTAGCAAGTCACGTCTATtggggaaaaaagaaaaatcattgTACGCTCAAGCATGCAAACTTGGTACGTTAGTACTTGCTCCATAATCCCAAACACTAACCCAAAATATCCAGACTTATTTCCATGTGTATTATGCATCTTGAATGTAGTAGTGGTTAACTGTACTCCGAATGCATAAGTTACTTGCATGATGATGCAACCTTGATTGAACATAGGACAAAAATATAACTTCTATGCAACAGATAACGTAACACTGATCCCAACCATAACAAATGTGGAAGTATAAGGGACTCGGCGAAAGGAAACAATGGATTCCAATATTTGTGCCTCAAGATTAGCTTCATCGATCCACATTGAGCTTTGTCGATGCAATAACTCTTTCTTTTCTGCCATCTTCTCACCATGCTTTTTGACCTTCATCCTCCAATTTTCAAGTTTCTCAGCTCTTTCTTTTAAATAGATTCATAAGAATGACACGTCAGTAAGCGCATCAAAATACTGTAAGAGGTTTAACTTAAACACATGAAATCAAGGCTGTGTGCAACAATAGGTCGAAGTATCTCTCTAGCACACTTGAAAGATTCGAAAACTAGACttccaaaatataaaaactatACCTCCAAACTCCATGTCAGCTCATTATTGActtatttttattgtttctaCATGTTGCATAATCAAACAGGAAACTAGTTCATATTTTATAACTGGATTTTTTGACAGATTAGCAATGTAAAGTATAAACCAGAATGAACCAACTGACAGATAAATACAAAACAAAGACCATAAAGGCAATAATATTAGAAATGTTGATTACGTAGCTAAGTAATGTACAATGACAATGAACAAGGAAATCAATAGTGTGGTATACAAATGCAAAAGATAAAATCTAACCCTTTACATTTGGTccaagcaaaattcaaaagaatatCACAGAAAGGAAAATCAAAGCCAAATTGAGGCCTAGTCAATTttcagaaaaagaaaacaacaagcCACTATGGCtccaaagaaagaaaacaacaCTTATTTCAAAAGTAGTTCAGTCATTAGATCAAACACCTCGTCTGCACAAACACAACATTGAGCACATATATCTACCTATTTATCCACTGAGACTAATTAACAAACATTTGATGTGCATATTATCTCAAACCAACAAACAAGCAAACCATCGAACACTTGGTGGGCACAGCAAAATTCAcagggaagaagaaaaagaaaaacgcaCGAGTGTTTCTCTGAATTATTGTGTGACATTTGAAATTTCAGAATGAGTCCCCCTCCCCTTCAAAAACACAATTAAAAAAACAATTTATAGAGTATTAACTTGGTGAACAATTTCAATACCCTAAAAAGGGTGAATAATATGGCTTTGCTTAAAATGGAACAATGGTGGCTTTGAATTTAAGTTACTCAATTCGCTAAAGTGGTTTACATTCATCCAAAACAACACACATTCGAATTAACTCATCACCAAGATTTATTTGAAAGTTACACCTATAGTCCCTGCATGAAGTTACATTAAGCTACGTCTTCACATCACAGTAGAAGCTTCACCAAGCTCAAGTTTCTTATTCCTAGAGTAATTATTTCAGTTCAAAACTAACACACATTTGAAGGCTAAACCCATCAATTGCAGCTCTCAAAATTCTGGATTTACCTTGGTAATGTTTGTTTTCCTAACTTAATCGATGATGATAATGACTCTTGCAGAAATAATATTTCAAGATACATATTTGAGATCAGCACTTATTCACTCTAATGTGATCTGAAGACTTCACCAGCATATTGCACGCTTTCAAGTTCCTCTTCAATGCGAAGAAGCTGAAAAGAACAATGATTTGAAGGGAAAAGTTTTTTAGATCATTCCATTAAACAATAACTAATGATCACACAGTATACTATATAACAATTGAATTCAAAGAagcaatcaatttttttttcaaggatAACGATGGTTTTCTATTTTCTAGCAAAATTCAAGTTTCAAAACCAAGAACTAAAACAGAATTATTGCACATTAGTTGTTTATTCAGAGTCGGCATAATGATGTTCAATTTCTTTAGTTAAACTAATCTTTTCTATGGCGGCTCAAGATAAAAATAGTCAGCCTCAGAGTCAAAGAAGAGTATATAGTGAAATTTGAATAAAACGAGTTATGACAGTTTAGTCCTAAGGATTTCTGAGTAAAATACTAATGCTATAGCCTATGGTCTATGCTAAAATCTTGAAGCAAAGAGGAGGAAATTAGCACAAAATACCAATTACTTGATTATACTTTGCCAATCGCTCACTTCGGCAAGGAGCACCAGTCTTAATCTAGATGACAAAAGCTCGGATCATCAACACAAGCCATAACATGGTACAGTTTACAATAGCAAAACATTAAGTACCCTAACAAATATATTAAGGAAATAGAACCTGTCCACTGGCCAAGCCGACAGAGAGATCAGCAATGAATTTATCTTCAGTCTCATCACTCCGATGCCTAACCATGACAACCCAGCCTACTGCCTTTGAGTCAAGTGCAGCCTGAATAGATTCCGTCATTGTGCCAATATGGTTAACCCGAGTGTGGTGATGGCGGCGGCAGCACCATGTTGTGGCGTCGAGGATCAGAGAACAAGCACGGTGCAGGGGAGAACGAGCAACCGCGTGGATGGAGAAGATCAGCGAACGACCACGTCGCAGGGAGGAGATCAGAGAGCGAGCTACCACGGAGGGTGAGGAACAAGGAATGAGCGATGTTGATGGAGAGGAGAGAGTGGCGCAAAAGCCCTAGCAGAGCTATGAACTCTTCTCTTTAAAACTCTGATTAAAAGGAAATAGGAGGAATgtataaaacataaaatttagaGAGCCAAATGTTTAATTATCaattctttcaaaaataaaaagaggggtttattttgtaaatatttGAGTGGTGGTTAATGATACTCCTACCTAACATTCGGAGTAAGAAATCCGTAGCCTTTAAGAGGACAAAATGAATTGCAGTCAATTATCAGAAAATTTTGAGTATTAATCGGATAAAAGCCTCTTTCGCTTTCAGAgcagagagaaaagagaaaaagtcTTGACCTTTTTCCTTTCAATTTgtctaaaataaacaaaactgCAAGAAATCTAGCTAGGGTTTAGGTTAAACCTCAACAACCATGGCGGAAACCACCGCATCGGAAGAACAGCTCGCGGAACAAAAcacatcctcctcctcctcctcctccgccAAAGAAATTGACGTGGACAGCTCCAAACCTGAGGCTGGTCGCGAGGCCGGTGACGACAAAGCTACTGATTCCAAGAAGCGGAAGGTAGATGACGGAAAGGGGAAAGCCAaagttgatgaacaaagtgaagacaagaagaagaagaagaagaacgaggAGGCGGAGGAAGCGAGCAAGGAGATACTATCGGGTCCAGTGAAATTGGGTTACAAGACCTTCGATTCTTCGGTGGAAATTTTCGATTACTTCTACAACTTTCTTCATTCCTGGCCCCTTAATCTCAATGTCAACAAGGTTCAATTCCCAATTCGTCTTTTCTTAGCCCCAATCTAACAGAAGAAAATGGATTATTAGTGTCTATGCTTATTTATGTTCTTGCATGTTTATTACTAGCTTGATTAATTTCCTGTTcttgcattttatttttcttggaAAGATCTGGGATCATGAATAATGATTCACTGATGTTTAAG
Above is a genomic segment from Arachis stenosperma cultivar V10309 chromosome 1, arast.V10309.gnm1.PFL2, whole genome shotgun sequence containing:
- the LOC130939269 gene encoding protein EMBRYO DEFECTIVE 514-like, which produces MAETTASEEQLAEQNTSSSSSSSAKEIDVDSSKPEAGREAGDDKATDSKKRKVDDGKGKAKVDEQSEDKKKKKKNEEAEEASKEILSGPVKLGYKTFDSSVEIFDYFYNFLHSWPLNLNVNKYEHQMLLELLQKGHKNAARKIGVGIRSFQIHKHPKWMGRCFVPIREDGSVDYFRFRKCVHHILPLPDEMLPLPGVDKHLSSKKKYSKQGGRGRGGSGK